In Musa acuminata AAA Group cultivar baxijiao chromosome BXJ2-8, Cavendish_Baxijiao_AAA, whole genome shotgun sequence, one genomic interval encodes:
- the LOC135620200 gene encoding thaumatin-like protein 1, protein MAQPRLVSLAFFVAILISGALSQTGFQLDNGASFSLDAPPAWGGRLWARQTCSTDSAGKFSCITGDCGTGQVACNGAGGAPPTTLIEFTLQGDGGKDFYDVSCVDGFSLPVLVVPSGGSNCNSTSCPVNVNALCPQELRITAPDGGVVGCKSACLAFNTDEYCCRGQYGSPDTCKPSYYSQIVKNACPQAYSYAYDDRTSTFTCVGANYDITFCP, encoded by the exons ATGGCGCAACCACGACTCGTCTCTCTCGCCTTCTTCGTCGCCATCCTGATCTCAG GTGCTCTTTCCCAGACCGGATTCCAGCTGGACAATGGCGCCTCCTTTTCACTGGATGCGCCACCCGCCTGGGGAGGCCGGCTGTGGGCTCGGCAAACGTGTTCCACTGACTCGGCGGGCAAATTCTCGTGCATCACCGGGGACTGCGGCACTGGGCAGGTGGCGTGCAATGGGGCGGGAGGAGCGCCGCCGACCACGCTCATCGAGTTCACCCTGCAGGGCGACGGAGGCAAGGATTTCTACGACGTGAGCTGCGTCGACGGCTTCAGCTTGCCGGTGTTGGTCGTTCCCAGCGGGGGGTCGAATTGCAACAGCACGTCGTGCCCGGTGAACGTCAACGCGCTGTGCCCCCAGGAGTTGCGGATAACAGCGCCGGACGGGGGCGTGGTGGGGTGCAAGAGCGCATGCTTAGCCTTCAACACGGACGAGTACTGCTGCAGGGGCCAGTACGGTAGCCCGGACACTTGCAAGCCCTCCTACTACTCCCAGATCGTCAAGAATGCATGTCCTCAAGCATATAGTTATGCTTATGATGATAGGACCAGCACCTTCACCTGTGTGGGGGCTAACTACGATATCACCTTCTGCCCTTGA
- the LOC135618170 gene encoding phylloplanin-like, with product MALTRPCLLPVLMFVGVLASVALAQQGKIAVIGTVPCSTATVAAKSMPAFPNATVQVQCGSSVIASTTTNSNGAFAMLLSEQTSTVSDLLSSCKLVIPTPVSTCDASLRATGKLQSPLQLLSGTGLDGLLGNKSLLGDIFGKGGLLGGILGGDGLLGGILGPSKYTVAGN from the exons ATGGCTTTGACGAGGCCTTGCCTTCTTCCGGTGCTCATGTTTGTGGGTGTTCTTGCATCCGTAGCTCTCGCCCAACAGGGGAAGATCGCAGTCATTGGCACCGTGCCATGCAGCACCGCCACCGTCGCAGCGAAATCAATGCCTGCCTTTCCAA ATGCGACGGTGCAGGTACAGTGTGGGAGCAGTGTCATCGCCAGCACCACCACCAACAGCAATGGAGCATTTGCGATGCTACTGAGTGAACAAACCTCAACTGTGTCCGACCTTTTGAGTAGCTGCAAGCTAGTCATCCCCACCCCTGTCTCCACCTGCGACGCGTCGCTCCGGGCCACCGGGAAGCTGCAGTCGCCCCTCCAACTTCTCTCAGGTACTGGTCTCGACGGACTTCTTGGGAACAAAAGCTTGCTCGGTGACATTTTCGGTAAAGGCGGATTGCTCGGTGGAATTCTGGGAGGTGATGGCCTTCTTGGTGGAATTCTTGGCCCGTCCAAGTACACCGTCGCTGGGAACTGA